In Mercurialis annua linkage group LG6, ddMerAnnu1.2, whole genome shotgun sequence, the following are encoded in one genomic region:
- the LOC126686010 gene encoding ribonuclease 3-like codes for MKNKFSIVFKLLILHYLSVLGHSQDFDFFYFVQQWPGSYCDTRHSCCYPKTGKPTADFGIHGLWPNYNDGSYPSSCNPDSIYDKSQLSDLTSSLQKNWPTLACPTGDGHKFWSHEWIKHGTCSESELDQHDYFQSALNLKAKLNLLQILNNAGIKANDGFYELSSIEEAIKEATGYTPGIECNVDGSKNSQLFQIYMCVNTSGSDLIQCPILPRGRCADQVQFPRF; via the exons atgaaaaataagtTCTCAATCGTCTTTAAGCTTTTGATACTGCACTATCTTTCGGTTCTTGGCCATTCTCaggattttgattttttctacTTCGTCCAACAG TGGCCAGGATCATACTGTGACACAAGGCATAGCTGTTGCTATCCAAAAACTGGGAAGCCTACTGCGGATTTCGGGATTCATGGTCTCTGGCCTAATTACAACGATGGTAGCTACCCTTCCAGCTGCAATCCTGACagtatttatgataaatctcag TTATCAGACTTGACAAGCAGTCTGCAGAAGAATTGGCCAACACTAGCCTGCCCTACCGGCGATGGCCACAAATTCTGGTCACATGAATGGATAAAGCACGGAACCTGCtccgaatcagaactggaccaACATGATTATTTCCAATCAGCACTTAATCTCAAGGCCAAACTCAACCTTCTGCAAATTCTGAACAATGCTGGAATCAAAGCAAATGATGGATTTTATGAACTAAGCAGCATTGAAGAAGCCATAAAAGAAGCTACTGGATACACTCCTGGAATAGAATGCAATGTTGATGGATCTAAAAATAGTCAGCTCTTCCAAATTTACATGTGTGTCAACACTTCTGGGTCTGACCTCATTCAATGTCCAATCCTGCCAAGAGGAAGATGTGCTGATCAAGTTCAGTTCCCAAGATTTTAG